One window of Strix aluco isolate bStrAlu1 chromosome 24, bStrAlu1.hap1, whole genome shotgun sequence genomic DNA carries:
- the CCDC43 gene encoding coiled-coil domain-containing protein 43, producing the protein MAAPGAEAEGGFAAWLAARLEALGLDRAVYGAYIQGLLREEESDEERLEALRGVLAACLEEDLLNDVCREVVEKWSESQIVDAKEKKEDEIQAIASMMEKQAKIVVKPKEVSQEEKQRKAALLAQYANVTDEEDGEDEQDGSIATAVNIGSEKSLFRNTNVEDVLNARKLERELLRDEFQKKKEQDKLQREKDKLAKQERKEKEKKRTQKGERKR; encoded by the exons atggcggcgcccggCGCGGAGGCGGAGGGCGGCTTCGCGGCCTGGCTGGCGGCGCGGTTGGAGGCGCTGGGCCTCGATCGTGCCGTTTACGGTGCCTACATCCAGGGGCTGCTCCGCGAGGAGGAGAGCGACGAGGAGCGGCTGGAGGCGCTGCGCGGTGTCCTGGCCGCCTGCCTG GAAGAAGATCTCTTAAACGATGTTTGCAGGGAAGTAGTCGAGAAGTGGTCTGAATCTCAGATTGTTGAcgccaaagagaaaaaagaag ATGAGATCCAAGCCATCGCCAGCATGATGGAGAAGCAGGCCAAGATAGTGGTGAAGCCAAAGGAGGTCTCCCAggaagagaagcaaaggaaagcTGCCCTCCTGGCCCAGTATGCCAACGTGACGGATGAGGAGGA TGGTGAGGATGAACAGGATGGATCGATTGCAACAGCAGTAAATATTGGATCAGAAAAAT CGCTGTTCCGAAACACTAACGTGGAGGATGTCCTGAATGCCAGGAAGCTGGAACGGGAGCTGCTGCGAGATGAgttccagaagaaaaaagagcaagataAACTCCAGCGAGAGAAGGATAAGCTAGCCAAGCAGGAgcggaaggagaaggagaagaaaaggacaCAAAAAGGCGAGCGGAAGCGATAG
- the MEIOC gene encoding meiosis-specific coiled-coil domain-containing protein MEIOC: MNSSGALVHPQPLTPQQRLSPAGWEPQRKAGTAESWGQFGPGQDCPRAEQGWQQLRAASLAGPGVAGPVGVIEPEGVAAPRAASGPALTQQPGRRLARGSWAALRGGANRDRALLPCSGRAPPEFNNRVEKGESHAARGGSRQLLGSSLAGGLRAWPIPAARGAGRRLARREANGRLSPQAPRHGRARVARPRSLPVAAADPGVAHGGEGRGRATGWGEAGRCSSSCQKPSGRLELSRARASQCGSARLCGAVWTWAWPVPKVAFRGGSRCWSSAEAGGRLTDVFSSIMTGSGSLYGCYKSQNEENVELSQTYSSALSTSDYSAPVDCSLLYTPWSTYGDDTKQPAASQINMKSRIQPEQNDYGSETDLYGLVSNILEEQDKSQPYCAEGSCTSSLKSVWPMNAARIIDQHDLLPETKRPVVGAVSQQGFYSSEPVSAAEKQYLQSGNFASQQKVDECYCGFTDIDLEEQCLYPSRNDHGNCYNIQTNENIKTTPVYQNYPYIKNTFTPQVGHSEVFKDWGADAYAYRREKACLKGADTQWHQKRAETFLPQFHRYNENPDYSRYTEYSHASKAKPNKSTNCNLQENKLVNGTTEAPPLDAEPYSRLFQVKSGTQKKIEDRISDQQNFTFPKAVEFLSEKQFANEASFCTDLGQKFEYGLKSSAACPGNSDCANGVEKQQFSKSDLQNSEFCKSLPLLPNTANPSAGANVRPAWMNVQTKATASVPFQNPSPLLKVNNHLPAFPKSSSHFNDFFQVPSSNFPLNSNLFHKYCQDNPSFFSSLDFGYNTAERARSAACMEALLRNGEENLIEYLSEKKLKQPNRFCDNYSAQQFGIIENMNKHHFHLKPQSQHYDLEGQIYAEELLQNMYQDLMESQGQFNLRQGNRDNNTVNPVTRLQAPSFSNSCMMGDFRPNKQLGSSAFPLRSGRLVGHSIVPPMEPHNLFSHDDLKRFYPYFNDKIYGDSAFSSFVPAFGFQKRVKTHSGPASELHVRLEECYEQWRALEKERKKTESALAKNFQGKKVSSANNTPIPRLASNPSRVDRLIVDQLREQARVVTLLGKMERLRSSPLHANISTALDKHLEVIRVVQSRRKDEIVNASNQQRQGAPRCQDDRDVLALALAIKEMSVATRKARTTLWCALQMTLPKWLAGKLDPEKALRETVQPEEKVCGNTNSCGILNQRAEVSKH; this comes from the exons ATGAA cagctctggggctctGGTGCACCCTCAGCCGTTGACTCCCCAGCAGCGTCTCAGCCCGGCAGGCTGGGAGCCACAGCGCAAGGCTGG GACTGCGGAGTCGTGGGGGCAGTTTGGTCCTGGGCAGGACTGTCCtagagcagagcaggggtggcaGCAGCTGAGGGCAGCCTCGCTGGCAGGGCCGGGGGTGGCAGGGCCTGTGGGGGTGATAGAGCCTGAGGGGGTGGCAGCGCCCAGGGCTGCCTCAGGCCCTGCCCTGACACAGCAGCCGGGTCGGCGCCTGGCCCGCGGCAGCTGGGCCGCTCTCAGGGGAG GGGCCAATCGCGATAGAGCTCTGTTACCGTGCTCCGGGCGGGCGCCCCCGGAGTTTAATAACCGCGTGGAGAAGGGCGAGAGTCACGCGGCGCGGGGAGGCTCGAGGCAGCTGCTCGGCTCCTCATTGGCCGGAGGGCTCCGGGCTTGGCCAATCCCCGCAGCGCGCGGGGCGGGCCGGCGGTTGGCCCGGCGCGAGGCTAACGGCCGCCTGTCGCCTCAGGCGCCCCGCCATGGCCGCGCGCGGGTGGCGCGGCCGCGCTCGCTGCCGGTAGCCGCCGCCGACCCGGGGGTTGCCCATGGAGGTGAGGGACGGGGCCGCGCCAcgggctggggagaggctgggcgGTGCAGTTCGTCCTGTCAGAAGCCCAGCGGTCGGTTGGAGCTGTCCCGGGCTCGGGCTTCTCAGTGCGGCAGCGCCCGCCTGTGTGGGGCCGTCTGGACCTGGGCCTGGCCTGTG CCTAAAGTTGCATTCAGAGGTGGCAGTCGCTGCTGGAGTAGCGCAGAAGCCGGCGGGAGGCTGACAGACGTATTCAGTAGCATAATGACAGGCTCTGGCTCACTGTATGGTTGCTACAAATCACAG aatgaagaaaatgtagAGCTGTCTCAGACCTACAGTTCTGCCCTTTCAACATCAGACTACTCTGCACCTGTGGACTGTTCCCTTTTATATACACCATGGTCTACGTATGGAGATGATACTAAGCAGCCTGCTGCTTCTCAGATTAATATGAAATCCAG GATTCAGCCTGAACAGAATGATTATGGCAGTGAAACAGATTTATATGGACTGGTGTCTAACATCTTGGAAGAACAAGATAAATCGCAGCCATATTGTGCTGAGGG GAGCTGCACTTCCAGCTTGAAGTCAGTATGGCCCATGAATGCAGCCAGAATCATAGACCAGCATGACCTGTTGCCAGAAACTAAAAGACCAGTTGTTGGAGCTGTATCACAACAGGGTTTTTATAGCAGTGAACCTGTATCTGCTGCCGAAAAACAGTACTTGCAAAGTGGTAATTTTGCATCACAGCAAAAAGTAGATGAATGTTATTGTGGGTTTACTGACATAGACCTTGAAGAGCAGTGCTTATACCCTTCTAGGAACGATCACGGCAACTGTTACAACATTCAGACTAATGAGAATATTAAGACAACACCTGTATATCAGAACTATCCATACATAAAAAACACCTTTACACCCCAAGTTGGGCATTCAGAAGTATTCAAAGACTGGGGAGCCGATGCTTATGCTTACAGAAGGGAGAAGGCGTGTCTCAAAGGAGCAGACACGCAGTGGCACCAAAAGCGGGCAGAAACGTTTCTTCCACAGTTTCACAGATATAATGAAAACCCAGATTATAGTAGATACACTGAATATTCTCATGCTAGTAAAGCAAAGCCTAACAAGAGTACCAACTGTAACCTCCAAGAAAATAAGTTAGTAAATGGAACCACTGAGGCACCACCTCTGGACGCAGAACCCTATAGTAGATTATTTCAAGTTAAATCAGGGactcagaagaaaatagaagataGAATTTCAGATCAGCAAAACTTTACATTTCCCAAGGCTGTAGAATTTCTATCAGAAAAACAATTTGCAAATGAAGCTTCGTTCTGCACTGATTTGGGGCAAAAATTTGAATATGGACTAAAGTCTTCTGCAGCTTGTCCAGGGAATAGTGACTGTGCAAATGGTGtagaaaagcagcagttttcCAAGTCTGATCTTCAGAATTCTGAATTCTGTAAGTCACTTCCACTGTTACCAAACACAGCAAACCCTTCAGCAGGTGCTAATGTGAGGCCAGCTTGGATGAATGTTCAAACTAAAGCCACTGCTTCTGTCCCATTTCAGAATCCAAGTCCTTTGTTGAAAGTGAATAATCATTTACCTGCTTTTCCAAAAAGTTCTagtcattttaatgatttttttcaggtaCCATCTTCAAATTTCCCtttaaatagtaatttatttcacAAGTACTGTCAAGATaatccttcatttttttcaagtCTTGATTTTGGTTATAACACTGCAGAACGAGCTCGGAGTGCTGCTTGCATGGAGGCACTACTTaggaatggagaagaaaatctCATTGAGTAtttaagtgaaaagaaattaaagcagccAAACAGATTCTGTGACAATTATTCAGCTCAGCAGTTTGGGATCATTGAAAATATGAACAAACACCATTTCCACTTGAAGCCACAGAGTCAACATTATGATCTGGAAGGACAAATATATGCAGAGGAGTTGCTGCAGAACATGTACCAAGATTTAATGGAGTCTCAGGGTCAGTTTAATCTCAGGCAGGGAAACAGAGACAATAACACCGTCAATCCCGTGACTCGCCTGCAGGCTCCAAGCTTTTCCAACAGTTGCATGATGGGTGATTTTAGACCCAATAAGCAGCTGGGTTCAAGTGCATTCCCCTTGAGATCAGGTCGCCTTGTTGGCCATTCCATTGTCCCCCCAATGGAGCCTCACAACTTGTTCTCCCACGATGATTTGAAACGCTTCTACCCTTATTTTAATGATAAGATATATGGTGACAGTGCTTTTTCTAGTTTTGTACCAGCATTTGGATTTCAGAAGCGAGTTAAAACCCATAGTGGGCCTGCCAGCGAACTTCATGTTAGGCTGGAAGAATGTTATGAACAGTGGAGAgctttggagaaagaaagaaagaag acTGAATCGGCTCTTGCTAAGAATTTCCAAGGGAAAAAGGTTTCCAGCGCTAACAACACTCCAATTCCAAGGCTGGCATCAAACCCATCAAGAGTTGATCGCTTAATTGTGGATCAGCTACGTGAACAAGCCAGA GTTGTGACTTTACTGGGAAAAATGGAGCGCCTTCGCAGTTCTCCCCTTCATGCTAACATTTCTACTGCTCTTGATAAACACCTGGAGGTAATTCGTGTAGTGCAGTCACGTAGAAAAGATGAAATTGTAAATGCTTCAAATCAACAGAGGCAAGGAGCTCCCAGATGCCAAGATGACAGAG ATGTGCTTGCTCTTGCTTTGGCAATTAAAGAGATGAGCGTAGCAACACGTAAAGCACGTACAACTCTCTGGTGCGCGCTCCAGATGACCTTACCGAAGTGGTTAGCTGGAAAACTGGATCCAGAGAAAGCTCTTCGGGAGACGGTGCAACCTGAAGAAAAAGTGTGTGGAAATACCAACAGCTGCGGCATCCTAAATCAGAGGGCTGAAGTAAGCAAGCACTAA